A region from the Lolium perenne isolate Kyuss_39 chromosome 4, Kyuss_2.0, whole genome shotgun sequence genome encodes:
- the LOC127292045 gene encoding chaperone protein ClpB1: MGGAKTLHMSRVWREVEPVLWIGATAGLCWAAWRYYQYRVCLRNYGRKMGPCSSDPVIGRDDEIDRVICILCRRTKNCAALVGEAGVGKTAIIEGLTQRIASGKVPAKLAGARVVELDLGAMVSGAIFRGMFEERLKDVIKSAEDEDGKVILFIDEMHLLLRVGDCIGGTDAANLLKPALARGRIPCVGATTLKEYHKHIQADAALERRFQKVHVEEPSVQATIAILRGLKQQYEDHHGLEIQDDAIIAATQLAGRYITDRQFPDKAIDLIDEACAATRMLVDSEIEATATRTQICNKQKVNAQSRAINAVKEGIVGPAHVAQVLSRWTGIPVAAIDQEEREKLLHLAEKLHERVVGQDEAVNLVAQAMLRSRVGLDQPGQPIGSFLFLGSTGVGKTELAKSLAMQLFDSEKVLVRFDMSEYSEHGDVMRLIGAPPSYIGYEDGGQLTEKVKKRPYSVILFDEVEKAHHSVFNVFLQLLDDGVLTDGQGRTVDFKNTIIIMTSNLGSKHLAEGMAGETTMEDARNLVMKKVREHFAPELLNRLSEIVIFDPLSHDVLKEIVKIQVKGVVDRVANKGISLHASDSALDIILSESYEPMYGARPIRRWLQKNVMTVISEMLVKGDAAEGSTICINGSDDNKGLRYEVVKKVADPPGNLSEPALEPLGDSSEDSDDFSMVTTIKDNVMAAEKTKVAVETVSALGGHGASWWPWTIWK; encoded by the exons ATGGGAGGGGCTAAGACCCTACATATGAGTAGGGTATGGCGAGAAGTCGAACCTGTGCTCTGGATTGGAGCAACTGCTGGTTTGTGTTGGGCAGCGTGGAGGTACTACCAATACCGCGTCTGCCTACGCAACTATGGCCGGAAGATGGGGCCGTGCTCGAGTGATCCAGTTATCGGGCGCGACGACGAGATCGACCGTGTAATCTGCATTCTCTGCCGCCGGACCAAGAACTGTGCTGCGCTCGTCGGCGAGGCCGGGGTCGGCAAGACGGCCATCATAGAGGGCCTCACCCAGCGCATAGCCAGCGGGAAAGTCCCTGCCAAGCTTGCCGGAGCACGGGTGGTAGAGCTCGACCTCGGGGCCATGGTGTCCGGGGCTATTTTCCGCGGTATGTTTGAGGAGCGGCTCAAGGATGTGATAAAGAGTGCCGAGGATGAAGACGGCAAGGTGATCCTGTTCATCGATGAGATGCATTTGCTGCTTAGGGTCGGTGATTGTATAGGTGGCACTGATGCTGCCAACCTGCTGAAGCCCGCACTGGCTCGTGGTCGCATCCCCTGTGTGGGTGCCACGACTCTCAAGGAGTACCACAAGCACATTCAGGCGGATGCCGCACTCGAGCGGCGGTTCCAAAAGGTTCACGTTGAGGAGCCGAGCGTGCAGGCGACCATTGCCATTCTGCGAGGGCTTAAACAGCAGTATGAAGACCACCATGGCTTGGAAATTCAGGATGACGCTATTATTGCTGCCACACAGCTCGCTGGCCGCTACATCACTG ATCGTCAGTTTCCTGATAAGGCAATTGATCTAATTGATGAGGCATGCGCTGCCACAAGGATGCTGGTTGACAGCGAAATAGAAGCAACCGCCACACGGACACAGATCTGCAACAAGCAAAAAGTGAACGCGCAAAGTAGAGCTATAAATGCAGTGAAGGAAGGAATTGTTGGTCCTGCTCATGTCGCACAG GTTTTGAGCCGGTGGACTGGAATTCCTGTCGCTGCTATTGATCAAGAGGAGAGGGAGAAATTACTCCACTTAGCAGAAAAATTGCATGAGCGAGTTGTTGGCCAGGATGAGGCGGTTAATTTGGTGGCACAAGCCATGTTACGTTCCAGAGTCGGCCTTGATCAGCCTGGCCAACCAATAGGTTCTTTTCTCTTTCTAGGCTCCACTGGTGTTGGAAAGACAGAGCTTGCGAAATCGCTTGCCATGCAGCTTTTTGACAGTGAGAAGGTGTTGGTTCGCTTTGACATGTCTGAATATTCCGAGCATGGAGATGTGATGCGCCTCATTGGAGCACCTCCAAG CTATATTGGTTATGAAGATGGTGGGCAACTGACTGAGAAAGTCAAGAAGCGCCCATACAGTGTCATCCTCTTTGATGAGGTGGAGAAGGCACATCACTCGGTGTTCAATGTTTTTCTCCAACTTCTTGATGATGGTGTGTTGACTGATGGCCAAGGCCGGACAGTAGATTTCAAGAACACCATCATCATTATGACCTCAAATCTAGGATCAAAGCACCTTGCAGAAGGAATGGCTGGAGAAACCACAATGGAAGACGCACGGAACCTTGTCATGAAAAAG GTTCGGGAACACTTCGCACCCGAGCTTCTCAATAGGCTGAGTGAGATTGTGATATTCGATCCCCTTTCACATGACGTACTGAAAGAGATTGTGAAAATCCAGGTGAAGGGTGTTGTTGACAGAGTAGCTAATAAGGGAATCTCTCTACATGCGAGTGATTCTGCCTTGGACATTATTTTGTCGGAATCATATGAACCT ATGTACGGTGCAAGGCCTATTAGGAGGTGGTTGCAGAAGAATGTGATGACCGTGATCTCTGAGATGCTGGTCAAAGGAGACGCTGCTGAAGGTTCAACAATCTGCATTAATGGTTCTGACGACAACAAGGGACTCAGGTATGAAGTGGTGAAGAAGGTTGCAGATCCTCCTGGCAACCTCTCGGAGCCAGCACTAGAGCCCCTTGGCGATTCTAGCGAGGACAGTGATGATTTTTCCATGGTCACTACCATAAAAGATAACGTCATGGCGGCTGAAAAGACCAAGGTGGCTGTCGAAACGGTGTCTGCTCTCGGAGGTCATGGTGCGTCGTGGTGGCCTTGGACCATTTGGAAGTAG